The Alteromonas macleodii ATCC 27126 genome segment TCTACACACTATACAGCGCAAAAAGGCTGGTGGTTTAAAAAACCACCAGCCTTGCCGTCTCAGGCAATAATCTGACTATGTCAGATTACTTGATTTCTACTTCTGCACCAGCTTCTTCAAGCTCTTTCTTAAGTGCTTCAGCTTCATCTTTGCTTACGCCTTCTTTGATAGCTTTAGGAGCAGACTCAACTACTTCTTTAGCTTCTTTAAGACCTAGGCCAGTCGCGCCGCGAACTGCTTTGATAACTGCAACTTTGTTGCCACCGAATGAAGTCATTACAACGTCGAATTCAGTCTTTTCTTCTGCAGCAGCAGCGTCACCGCCAGCAGCTGGACCAGCAACAGCAACAGCAGCTGCAGCAGATACGTTGAATTTTTCTTCAGCCGCTTCGATTAGTTCAACCAGTTCCATTACTGGCATTTCAGCGATTGCGTTTAAGATATCTTCTTTAGTTAGAGCCATGTTCTCTAAACTCCTGGGTATAAAATGTTAAAAAAATCAATATGCCAAAAACGCCAATTACTTGGTGTCTTTGACCGCCGCCAATACGCGCACAAACTTGCCAGGAACTTCGTTGATTGTTTGAACGAATTTCCCAACTGGTGCTTTGAAGGTTGCAAGTAGTTTCGCAAGCGCTTCGTCGCGGGTAGGTAGTGCTGCAACTGCGTCCAATTTCTCTGGACCAAGAAGACCGCTACCAATAGATAGTGCTGTAACTTTTAGCTTATCGTTAGTCTTACCGAAGTCTTTGAAAAGACGTGCCGCACCGCCTGGTGCGTCGATAGAGAAACCATAGATAAGCGGACCAGTTAAGGCGCTGTCTAAGTCTGCAAATTGACTGTCTGCTAGAGCACGCTTTGCAAGAGTATTACGTACAACCTTTAGGTATACGCCTTGCTCACGAGCTTTAACACGTAGGTCAGTCAGTTCTGCAACTTCCATCCCACGGTATTCAGCAACGGCTACGGATAGAGCGCGAGACGCAACTTCAGAAACTTCTGCTACGATCTCTTTTTTTGCTGCTAAACCTAGTGCCACTGAGTTCACCTCTTTGTATCTGACTTTGTTTGCGGTTACCCGCTTACGCCGTCAGGGTTCACAGATTGATACCAACCCTCATGGTTGATACCGCTCTACGGTGTTTGTTACCCCAGAGAGTCTGAGTCAAACCACCGTCTGCGCAGGTTGTTGTATTAAGCAGTGTGTTGACTGTGAAAGTTCTCTTACCTCTTTCACCACACCGCACCTGCGGTCTAGGACGGGAGCTGCTTATTAGCACTGCTAATTGTCACAGCTCCAACCCATAACCTTTAAGAGATTTCGATAAGCCTAAGCTCAGCGAAATTAAAGACCTACAGAAGCCTTATCAAGAGCAACACCAGCACCCATTGTAGTGCTTAAGCTGATCTTCTTGATGTATGTACCTTTAGCAGAAGAAGGCTTAGCTTTCTTAAGTGCTTCAAGTAGCGCTTCAAGGTTTTCTTGAATTTGGTTCGCTTCGAACGCGATCTTACCGATGCTAGCGTGGATGATACCGTTCTTATCGTTACGGTAGCGTACCTGACCAGCTTTAGCGTTCTTAACTGCCGTTGCAACGTCAGGCGTTACAGTGCCAGTTTTTGGGTTAGGCATAAGGCCACGTGGACCTAAGATTTGACCTAGTTGACCAACAACACGCATTGCGTCTGGGCTAGCAACTACTACGTCAAAGTTCATTTCGCCTTTCTTAACTTGCTCAGCTAGGTCATCCATACCAACGATGTCTGCACCAGCTTCTTTAGCTGCTTCAGCATTTGCACCTTGAGTGAATACTGCAACGCGAACGTCTTTACCAGTACCGTTAGGTAGTACAGTTGCACCACGAACGTTTTGGTCAGATTTCTTCGCATCGATACCAAGGTTAACAGATACGTCTACGCTTTCTGCGAACTTAGCTGTTGCTAGTTCTTTAAGAAGCGCTACTGCTTCGTTGATTTCGTACTCTTTAGTAGAGTCAACTTTGTCGCGGATTAGGCGAGCGCGTTTAGTTAATTTAGCCATTCGATTAGTCCTCTACGTTCAAGCCCATTGAGCGAGCAGAACCCGCGATAGTGCGTACCGCTGCATCTAGATCAGCTGCAGTAAGGTCTGGCTCTTTAGTTTTAGCAATCTCTTCCAACTGAGCGCGAGTAACTTTACCCACTTTTTCAGTGTTAGGACGGCCAGAACCACTCTTGATGCCCGCTGCTTTCTTAAGCAGGTAAGACGCAGGAGGAGTCTTAGTTTCGAATGTGAAAGAGCGATCTTCGTATACAGTAATTTCTACTGGTACTGGAGCGCCTTTCTCAAGGCTTTCTGTTTTCGCGTTGAAAGCCTTACAGAATTCCATGATGTTTACACCGTGTTGACCTAGTGCAGGACCAACTGGTGGACTTGGGTTAGCAGCGCCTGCTGCAACCTGAAGCTTGATAATACCGCTTACTTTTTTAGCCATTTTACATGCTCTCTTGTTTGGGTCTAACGCCTCGCAAATACAGAGATTATTTGCTCAATCGGCTTCCCGTTTCCGTTTAAAAGGGCGCGCATTATATAAGGTGATTAATTACTATGCAAGGGCTATTTAGAATAAAAAACCATCGAAAGGTCAGTATTTTTACGCTCTCGCCGTTTAACCGGAGACCTTATACAAAAAAGCCCCGTCAAACGGGGCTTTTTAAAAATACTATACGGTAGCTTGAATAGGCTTAGCCTTTTTCTACCTGACCAAATTCTAGATCTACTGGAGTAGAACGCCCGAAGATAAGCACCGATACTTTTACGCGGCTCTTTTCGTAGTCTACTTCTTCTACCACACCGTTGAAGTCTGCAAATGGGCCATCGATAACGCGAATAACTTCGCCTGGCTCGAACAGCGTCTTTGGTCTTGGCTTATCAACGTTTTCTTCAAGACGATTTAAGATAGCGTCAGCTTCTTTCTGCGTGATTGGCATAGGACGGTCAGATGTGCCGCCGATGAAACCAAGTACGCGAGGTACGCTTTTCACTAAGTGCCATGACTCTTCTGTCATCGCCATTTCTACCAATACGTAACCAGGGTAGAACTTACGCTCAGATTTACGCTTTTGACCCGCACGCATTTCTACTACTTCTTCTGTTGGTACTAGTACCTGACCGAAGTAGTCTTCCATATTGTGCATTTTGATGTATTCAAGCAGGGTCTTCTTAACGCGAGACTCGTATTGTGAATAGGCTTGAACTACGTACCATCTTTTCTTTACTGCTTCTTCTTCAGACATACGGTTATGCTCCTATTCCTGTAATAAAGCCAACTACACGAACGATGATGCCGTCTAGTCCCCATAAAATTAGTGCCATAATTAACGTCGCTGCAAGCACGATAAGTGTAGTTTGGTTCGCCTCTTGGCGAGTTGGCCACACAACCTTGCGAACTTCTGTGCGAGACTCTTTAGCAAAGCTCAAGAAGGTGCTACCTTTTTCGGTAGTTGCCGCGATGAAACCAGCTATACCAACAACTACAACAATTGCGATGGCACGGTATAGTACCGAGATCTCACCGTACATTGTATTAGCGGTTACTAAACCGGCAAGTAGTGCAAAAACCACTACCCATTTAAACATGTCCAATGCATTGGACTGATTTTCCGTCTTTTCGCTCATGTTACGATCCTAGCACTACAGCGTCGTTGTTTTACGCATCTAAAAAATGCGCAACTTAAAAATTCTTAGTTTAAGTAAATTTGGCAGGGGTGGAGGGACTCGAACCCCCAACCATCGGTTTTGGAGACCGCTGTTCTACCAATTCGAACTACACCCCTGTGGTGTCGATAAGACAAAATTTACTTACACTGCCCTTGTGAGTTGTGCGTCTTTTCTAAGGAAAGTGCGGTATCGCAAGGGAGGGACGCGTATTATACTTAACCACTTTCAAGATACAAGCGGTTTATCCATCCCATCTGCGATTGAACGCTAATTCGCGCCTTGCCTATTCAACGCCTATAAATCCGCCCGTTTGGTGCGCCCAAAGCTTGGCATATATGCCATTGTGCGCAATAAGCTCGGTATGGGTTCCCTGCTCTACAATGTTGCCCTTATCCAGAACAAGTAACCTGTCCATTTGCGCAATGGTCGACAGTCGATGCGCAATAGCCAGCACGGTTTTGCCTTCCATCACTTTATCCAGACAGGCTTGAATTGCCGCTTCAACTTCTGAATCTAGCGCTGATGTGGCTTCGTCCAGCACTAATACAGGCGCGTCTTTTAACAATACGCGAGCTATGGCAATTCGCTGGCGCTGACCGCCTGAAAGCTTAACGCCTCGCTCTCCTACATGCGCGTCGTACCCTGTTCTACCGTGACTATCGGTAAGCGTAAGAATAAAGTCGTGCGCTTCGGCCTGTTTGGCTGCACGGATCATATCTTCTTCTGTCGCATCCGTGCGTCCGTAAAGAATGTTATCGCGTACCGAGCGATGCATCAGAGAGGTATCTTGAGTCACCATGCTGATTTTAGCACGAAGCGTCTCTTGGCCTACTTCAGTAATATCTTGGCCGTCAATAACAATACGACCACTCTGGGTATCGTAGAAACGCATGAGCAAATTGACCAGCGTCGATTTACCCGCACCAGAGCGCCCCACTAAGCCCACTTTTTCTCCAGGCTTAATGGCTAAATCCAAGTTAGTGAACACATCAATAGGTTTGTTGTCTGCACCTGAATAGGAAAAATGCACGTTATCGAAATTAATCCCGCCGCCATTTACCTTTAACGCATCGGCTTTTGGCTTGTCTTTTACTGCAATAGGCTGCGCTAGTGTATTCATGCCGTCCTGCACCGTGCCTAAGTTTTCGAACAAACCTGATACTTCCCACATAACCCAGTGCGACATACCGTTTAGTCGCAAACACAGACTAATAGCTATGGCGATATCGCCAGGGCTCGCAATGTTTTCCATCCACAAATACACAGATAGCGCACCAATGGTGAAAATAAGAATGGCGTTAGCCATTTCCACACAGAATTCCAACACGGTGACCAAACGCATTTGCGGGTAAACCGTTTTAAGAAAACCATCCATGCTTTCTTTAGCGTAATCCGCTTCGCGGCGACTGTGTGAAAACAACTTCACAGTGGTGATATTGGTATAGCTATCAACAATACGTCCGGTCATTAATGAGCGCGCGTCGGCTTGCTTTTGCGAAACTTCTTTTAGTTTAGGCACCAGCACTTTCAAAATGCCAATGTATACAAAGAACCACACGATAAGCGGCATGGCTAAGCGCCAGTCTGTACTGAAAATAAGCACGACCATAGAGATGAAATAAACGCTGATGTACACCAATAAATCGAGAACCTTGGTTACGGTCTCTCTTACCGATAGCGCAGTCTGCATCACCTTGGTAGCGACACGGCCGGCAAACTCATCGTGAAAAAAAGTTAAGCTCTGACCAAGCAAGTAGCGGTGCGCTTGCCATCTAATGCGCATAGGGTAGTTCCCCATCAGGGACTGGCGTGAAAACAACGAGCGCAACAAAATAAACAGCGGAATAAACACGAGAACAGTTAGTCCCATGCCGATAAGGGTAAATTTTTGGTCTGCTAAAAACGTGTCGCGGTTTTGATCAGAGAACCAGTCAACTAACTGCCCTAAAAAGCCGAACAGCGCCACTTCTAACATGGCAACAATGGCACTTAACACGGAAACAGTAAGGATTACGCCCCACATGCCTTTTGTATAGTACTTACAAAATGCAACGATACCTGTTGGCGGTTGGGTAGGCGGCGTGTCAGGGAAAGGCTGGGTCAGCTTTTCAAAAAATGAAAACATGTAGAACTCGTTAGTTATTCAGTGACAGAGCACGTTTACGTATGCCCCAAAATGCTGGGTCACAATTCTACACGATAACTGAAAGTGTGTTGAACTTTGCGGTGCTTTTTTACCGCAAAGCTCGTTTAACATTAGTTAATATTTGGCACAGACTGATACTTGGCGAAAATTATTATTTGGAGAAGAGCTAACATAAAACAACCCAACTATAAGCGAGTTTTCTGTCAGCTTTCACTCTGCAAAGCCCAGTTTAGCCAGTATGCTTTCTACTTTTTCAGCGTGTTCAGCCTGCCACTGCCCAAGTGACATAGAGCCGTCTTTCCGGGCACGTTTTTGAGCAATATCATAGGCTGCTAACGCCTCATCTTTTGGGATTACTGCAATCCCCTCTTCGTCTGCAACAATAATGTCTCCGGCGTGAACAGTTACACCTGCACAGGTAATCGGCTCATTTAGCGGCGATATGCACTTTTTGGCGCCTGGCTTGGGTATAACGCCTCTGGCAAATACCGGAAACTTGTTGTCACGGGTTTCTGCAAGATCTCGTATAACACCATCAATCACGAAACCTTTTATGCCGCGCGACTGGGCTATCGCGCAGACGTTACCGCCCGCGACAGCGAATTCATCATCGGCTTCCACAACAATAATGTCACCGGGGCTTGCGCGATATATAGCCGCATGCAGCATAAGATGGTCTCCCGGCTCACACTTAACGGTAAATGCTGGACCCGCAATGCGTGGCATGCCTTCCCACAATGGTTTTATCGCATAGTGCATGAACTGCTCTCTTGGCAGCGCATCGGCGTACTCACAAGGTGATACGCTATCGAAAGGGGTATTGTGTAAGTCCATCGCCGTTCCTTGAATGTTGTAGTGTGTGAAAAAAAACACTATAGCGAAATTAGCCCTACAAGTTGTTACAAGCTGTGTATTTTCACTATAAACACTTTTTCTATCCCCCCCACCATGCTAAAAATTAGTAAAAAGCGTGCACGCAATACGCCACACCATTCTTTCGAAGGGATGCACAGGTTTCGCAACGCACTAAAAACAATAAGCGACAAGCCCAAATGTCGCCCAATAAAATGAAAAGGAAAACTCGACATGTTACGTAGCGTTTTAAGCTTAAGCGTGGCACTGGCCCTCACGGCTTGTAGCCCACAAAATTCATCCACAGAACAACAGACACAGAGCGCGGCTACCGAAGAAGCTCAGCAACAGCTTTCTTCAGGTGTCATTAAAGAAAATATGGATCTGTCTGTTGACCCAGGTGATGACTTTTTCCGCTACGTAAACGGCAAGTGGTTTGATAATTTTGAAATACCGGCAGATAAATCGAGCTACGGTTCTTTCGTGATCCTTCGCGATGAAGCACAAGATCACGTTATGGATATTATAAAATCGTCTGCCGAAGGCGACTTTAAAGCGGGCAGCGACGAGCAAAAAGTCGGTGATTTTTACCGTGCCTATATGGACATGGAAACCCGCAACGAACTTGGTACGACGCCGCTAAAGCCTGAGTTAACTAAGATTGATGCCATTGAAGACTACACCGACCTTGCTGAGTATTTCGCTTATGCAGCTCGCTATGGCTACGGTGCGCCGTTCAGCCTAACTCAATACCCTGACCTTAAGTCGCCAAAAGAATATTTGATGTACACGTGGCAGTCGGGCTTAGGCCTTCCTGAGCGCGAGTACTACTTCAAGGACGACGAAACATCACAAACCATTCGCGATGCCTACGTTAAACATATTCAAACCATGTTTGAGCTGGCGGGTTTCGACGCGCCTAAAGAAAGTGCGGATATGCTGTTCGCACTTGAGACTAAAATTGCTCAGCTACATATGAAAAAAGAGCAGGCCCGTAACTTTGCTGCCAACTATAACAAACTGACAATTGAAGAACTTAAAGCGTTAATGCCTAAGTTCGACTGGGACGCTTATCTTACTGAAGCAGACATTAGCGACATTCCTTCGCTAGGCATCCTGCAAAAAGACTACATGCAAAACATTGATGGCGTTATTGCAGATACTTCACTGGAAGATTGGAAAACGTTCCTTAAGTGGGGCTTGCTAAATGCTTCAGCCAGTCGCTTAAATGCTGAGCTTGATGAAGCAAACTTCAATTTCTACAGCAAAGTGCTTCGCGGTGTTGAAGAGCAACAGCCACAATGGCGTCGTGCAGTAAGCCTTTCAAATGCTCATGTAGGCGAGCTAATCGGTAAGGTTTATGTAAAACAGCACTTCCCGCCTGAAGCGAAAGATCGCATGATGGAAATGGTTAATAACCTGTTGTTAGCTTACAAAGAAAGTATCGAAAATCTTGATTGGATGACAGATGAAACCCGTGCACAAGCACTAGACAAGCTATCTAAGTTTACCGTGAAAATTGGTTACCCAGACCAGTGGAGAGACTATTCAGCGCTGACAGTTAATGCCAGTGACCTGTTTGGAAACCTAAAGCGTTCTTCGGACGTGCTGTACGAAGAAATGCTTAAGAAACAAGGCGGCCCAGTGTGGACCCATGAATGGGGCATGACACCACAAACTGTTAATGCTTACTACAACCCTCCGCTAAACGAAATTGTATTCCCTGCGGCTATCCTTCAACCTCCGTTCTTTGACATGAACGCCGAAGATGCGGTTAACTACGGTGGCATTGGCGCGGTAATTGGTCATGAAATTGGCCATGGTTTTGATGATTCAGGGTCAACCTTTGACGGTGACGGCGTTCTGCGAAACTGGTGGACTGACGAAGATCGCGGCGAGTTTGAAGCACGCACTGCAAACTTGATTGAACAGTATAACCAGTTTGAGGTTCTGCCTGACTTGCACGTGAACGGTGAATATACCCTAGGTGAAAACATCGGCGACCTTGGCGGCATCAGCATCGCACTTAAAGCTTACCACCTGTCTCTTGATGGTGAAGAAGCCCCTGAACTAGACGGTTTCACTGGCGATCAGCGTGTATTCATTGGTTACGGCCAGGTTTGGGCAAGCAAATATCGCGAAGAGGCGTTGCGCAGCCAAGTACAAACCGATACCCATTCACCTACGAAGTTCCGCACTAACGGTGCTGTTCGCAACGTACCTGAATTCTACGAAGCGTTTAACGTGACCGAAGAAGATGCGTTGTATTTACCACCAGAAGAACGCGTAAAAATTTGGTAATTCGCGCACATTGAATAGCGCATATAAAATTCGATAGCTAAAGCCCCATGTTTGCTTCACCAAACTGGGGCTTTTTTTGTCGTGTTGAAGTGTATGACCGAGCAGTTTCAAAAAGGCTAAATATGAATGTAAGAACAACTATTGTCTTTAGCAGCTTAGCGTTGATTTACCTGGCGACGCTGCCGCTTACCCCCTACGTGGCGCAATTCTTACCCAAAGCCCTACCTATTGTGGTACTGGCAGTTTTCGCCTATACAAAACTTAGCGCCATGCCGCGATACATGGTGTTGGCGGCGTTACTTTTTAGTCTTGCCGGAGATGTTAGTCTGGCCTTGCCCTTTGCTGATAGTTTTATTACCGGCTTGGCGTGCTTTTTTGTTGCCCATTTAACGTATGCTATGTGTTTTGCGTTGCTGCATCGCCGCCTACAAGAAACGCCCGGCGACCATATCATTTCACGCAAACCAAAGTGGTTCATTAGTATTATTATGATTAGCTTTGCCGTAATGATGGCAGTGCACATTCTGCCAGCGTCGAAAGCCTTATTTTACCCTGTAGTCGCCTATATTAGCGTAATCACACTGATGGGTTTAACCGCAGTGTGGTTGGCTCAAACTAAGCTGATCGTAACCGGTGCGTTATTTTTTGTGATATCAGATGCCATTCTCGCCCAGTCGGTTTTCAAAACCCCGCTTCCACTGTCTACCATTTGGGTAATGACAACTTACTATGGTGCCCAATATTGCTTAACCATGGGGCTGGTTGATGGTTTTTTGAGAAAAGAGAATAGGCAGGAAGAGATTGGTCAGACCTAGTTAGACAACGACGTTAAAACGTCTATCGCCAAGTCGGCTTTTTCAGCTGGCACGAAAATATGGTCGTGATAATAAGCGGCCACCACGTTGGCGCTAATTCCTGCCTTACCCAGCGCGGTGGACATAGCTGCAGTCATGCCTACCGCTTCCAAACTAGAATGCACTTCACAGGTTATACAGCGGTAATAACCTTCAAATTGCAGATTAGCTTTCTCGGCTGCGGCAACCGGAAGAATAAGGGTGGTGCCCTCGCGTTCTTGAAACATCCCCTTAGCTACTGAAATTAACGCACTAGTTAATCTGTCAGCAGGCAAGGTAGTAAAAACGTAATTTTCACGACTCGCCACAGGATTCAGATTTTTCAGTAACACGCCCAAGTCAGTTTCAGCGACCACACTCAACCTTCCTTTGTATAACGTCAATACTTATTTATTGAAGCTCTTATTAAAGTTTTCGGGCTCTAATACGCTTTCCTTTGATCTTACCTTCTCTAAAGTGCGCCATGGCTTTTTTCACGCTTCGCGTTTTCACTGCGACAAAACTCATGCTGTTTTGCACTTTAATTTTGCCCAAGTCATCGCCAGGAATGCCCGCATCTTTGGTAAGTGCACCCACCAGATCACCTGGGCGAAGCTTTTCTTTTTTACCCGCGCTTAGTGAAATACAGGTAAATTCAGGCTGAGTAATTTTATTTTTATGAAAACGCAGGCTTTGTGCGCCTTTAAGTGGAATATCGCTTTCTTGCAATACTTCTATTTTTCGCAAGAAGTGCTCTTCGTCATCGCTGACTAGCGTTACCGCCATGCCCTGTGCGCCTGCTCGCGCCGTGCGACCAATGCGGTGAATATGGGTTTCCGGCTCTTCACTTACCGTATAATTAATTACGCAGGCAACATCATCAATATCCAGCCCTCGCGCAGCTACATCGGTGGCAACAAGTACTTGTAGCGCATCGCTGGCGAACTGCATTAGCACCGATGTGCGTTGATGCTGTTCCAAGTCCCCCTGAAGTCCAGCTGCGCTAAAGCCATCTTCGATAAGCTCCTCAACCACTTCATTTACCTGAACCTTGCGGTTACAAAATACAATGGCATTTTTAGGTTGGTAGTGGGTAAGTACCGCTTTAAGCGCCTGAGTGCGTGTGTGCGGGAGCACGTTGTAGCCCAATTGGGTGATAGCGGGTTTACTGTCTTGAGACTCAACTTTACAGGTTACCGGGTTGTGCAGGTACTGCTTGGCTACACGCTCAATTTGTTCCGTAAAGGTTGCAGAAAACAATAGGGTTTGCACTTGTTTTGGCGTTTGACCGAAAATAATGCGTAAATCGTCTTCAAAGCCCATATCTAACATGCGATCGGCTTCATCGAGGACACGCAACTTTACGTTACTTAGGTCAATTCGACGCTTTTCCACATGGTCCATTACGCGACCCGGCGTGCCCACAATGATGTGAGGGCTATGTTTCAGTGACTGAATCTGCGGCCCCATAGGCTGGCCACCACATAACGTGGTCACTTTAATATTACCGATGTTCTTAGCCGCCGAACGGCACTGCTGAGCCACTTGATCAGCAAGCTCTCGGGTAGGACAAAGTATGATAGCCTGCGTGGTAAAATCATTCACTTCTACGTGCTGCAAGGCAGGAATTACAAAGCACAGAGTCTTGCCGCTGCCCGTCTGCGCTTGGCCTATCACATCTTTCCCCTGCAACGCCTCAGGGAGCGATTGTGCCTGTATAGGGGAAAGTTGGTAAATGCCTTGTGAGTCTAGCGCCTTGGTGATGGCAGGGTTTATATCTAAATGCTTAACTGTTTCAACTGTCATTAATTTGGGTTCCAAAGGTGCACTACACCATGTTCGGTATGATGAGCTATGCCGTATTCTTGGGACACCATGTCACTCCAGGAAGAAAGCTGCTCATTAAACTTGTCACTCATTTTCACACCGGCCGCCGCTAACTTGAGCTTCTCTAAAACCAAAACACAGGTGTCTTTCTTTGACAGTGCTAGGTAGGCCGTTGAAATGTCGTACTTACTCGATAGGGTTATTGTCTCACATTTAAATTGTTTTGGGTTACATCCAAAGTCAATTGCCCCCTGAGAACCGAAAATAGTATCAATTTCGTTGTTGATCAGTGCATCCACTAATGCCTGCCACGAATCATAGGCTTTTACTTTGAAGCCATGCTCTATTGCAACGTTATAGCGATAGTCTTCCAATAAGGTACCAACCCTAAAGTTCTTTGGTACGTTGGCAAAGGATTCAAAATAGGGCTTATCGATGCCGTACAGTCCATGAAGGTTTCTTGATACCGGCGTTACCCAGTGAAACACGCTTTCTCTTTCACTCGTGCGAATTACTGAGAATACCAATACGTTAGACTTGGTCATTGCTTCCTTTGCAATACGTTCCCATGGCGCGGAAAGGATATTCTGCTTTAGCGTCATCTCATCTAATATGTCTCTGACCAAGTCTGCAGCAATACCTTTAAGCTTTCCTCGCTCTCCCACCTCTGAAAAAAGTGGCACAATGTCGGCGATGACCCAAAGATTGTCGGTATTAGCATGCAGCTCACCTGCTAAGCTTAGTGTTCCAAAAGTAAGTATTGTGGCCGGGAAAGATGCTTTCAGTTCATCCCGTATAGCGCTAGCAAGCAATGTGAAGTTGTCTGAACCTTTGTATTGAGCAATCAGCTCGCTCATCCGCTCTGCAATATCGGCAGAACCTTCACTTTTGCTCAG includes the following:
- the dbpA gene encoding ATP-dependent RNA helicase DbpA yields the protein MTVETVKHLDINPAITKALDSQGIYQLSPIQAQSLPEALQGKDVIGQAQTGSGKTLCFVIPALQHVEVNDFTTQAIILCPTRELADQVAQQCRSAAKNIGNIKVTTLCGGQPMGPQIQSLKHSPHIIVGTPGRVMDHVEKRRIDLSNVKLRVLDEADRMLDMGFEDDLRIIFGQTPKQVQTLLFSATFTEQIERVAKQYLHNPVTCKVESQDSKPAITQLGYNVLPHTRTQALKAVLTHYQPKNAIVFCNRKVQVNEVVEELIEDGFSAAGLQGDLEQHQRTSVLMQFASDALQVLVATDVAARGLDIDDVACVINYTVSEEPETHIHRIGRTARAGAQGMAVTLVSDDEEHFLRKIEVLQESDIPLKGAQSLRFHKNKITQPEFTCISLSAGKKEKLRPGDLVGALTKDAGIPGDDLGKIKVQNSMSFVAVKTRSVKKAMAHFREGKIKGKRIRARKL
- a CDS encoding ACT domain-containing protein, encoding MVAETDLGVLLKNLNPVASRENYVFTTLPADRLTSALISVAKGMFQEREGTTLILPVAAAEKANLQFEGYYRCITCEVHSSLEAVGMTAAMSTALGKAGISANVVAAYYHDHIFVPAEKADLAIDVLTSLSN
- a CDS encoding substrate-binding periplasmic protein, with protein sequence MEIRKGISSVVFVVIVCLCALWSSSTWAQAFSYSHAPDLPSTLSPSEKQSIQSYSLTVFKNALSKNGIDLTPATNTLSNSADVLINLIRDENNEDSYYWITPLFAFECGNNVRCTPNAGSQATTIAVSYIALSKSEGSADIAERMSELIAQYKGSDNFTLLASAIRDELKASFPATILTFGTLSLAGELHANTDNLWVIADIVPLFSEVGERGKLKGIAADLVRDILDEMTLKQNILSAPWERIAKEAMTKSNVLVFSVIRTSERESVFHWVTPVSRNLHGLYGIDKPYFESFANVPKNFRVGTLLEDYRYNVAIEHGFKVKAYDSWQALVDALINNEIDTIFGSQGAIDFGCNPKQFKCETITLSSKYDISTAYLALSKKDTCVLVLEKLKLAAAGVKMSDKFNEQLSSWSDMVSQEYGIAHHTEHGVVHLWNPN